One Aspergillus oryzae RIB40 DNA, chromosome 2 genomic window carries:
- a CDS encoding uncharacterized protein (permease of the major facilitator superfamily) has product MASPLPPTKSSPDSQEVQSKDQKDNWVEHVQDENALDLVATYHSYEPEFRSKVEKELLRKIDARILPLIVVIYLFNYLDRNSITQARLYGLQEDTGLKGAEYQTAISIFSAGYILMQLPSTIMMTKFRPSIYLPTCMILWAITSGCTAATQSTPGILLVRFFLGFVEAPFFPGAVYYLSCWYTKREIGVRMALLVCGILLSNAFAGLISAGILSGMGGVAGLAAWRWLFILEGLATVVLGCLALVVLPDFPSTTKWLTDSEKVVAQARLAVDSGTSTVNDEEVPIMRGIAWAVKDARTWIFACLQMSTTASISYSHFFPTLIKQLGFENNTIVLLLTSPPYFVAFWWSLSWAWVADRKQIRSIPSGISQALAMVGTILLIAVSGQLWARYAFTFLVCCGTFGVYSTTYAWLSSTLTQPPIKRAVAIGLANTCANIASLFANYFWLDEYEPAYRQSWGCLLAFQALGMACILTLRFLLQRSNKKFEKLAAEGDINDTIFISHLNDDERSAVQNNFRYVV; this is encoded by the exons ATGGCTTCCCCACTCCCCCCAACGAAGTCCAGTCCCGATAGCCAAGAGGTGCAGAGTAAAGACCAGAAAGACAACTGGGTAGAACATGTTCAAGATGAGAATGCTCTGGATTTGGTAGCTACCTATCATTCCTACGAGCCGGAGTTCCGCTCCAAGGTGGAAAAAGAGCTATTACGCAAAATCGACGCTCGAATTCTCCCTCTGATTGTGGTAATCTATCTTTTCAACTACCTGGATCGAAACTCGATCACTCAAGCTCGCTTGTATGGCCTTCAAGAAGATACTGGCCTCAAAGGCGCCGAGTACCAAACGGCAATATCCATCTTTTCTGCTGGTTACATCCTCATGCAACTCCCATCGACCATCATGATGACAAAATTCCGTCCCTCCATATATCTG CCAACATGTATGATTCTTTGGGCCATTACTAGTGGATGCACGGCCGCTACACAAAGCACCCCGGGCATCCTGCTTGTCCGAttctttcttggctttgtggAAGCCCCGTTCTTCCCCGGTGCGGTATACTATCTTAGTTGCTGGTATACAAAACGTGAAATTGGCGTCAGGATGGCGTTATTGGTTTGCGGAATCCTGCTGTCCAACGCGTTTGCTGGTCTCATATCGGCCGGGATTCTCTCCGGAATGGGAGGCGTTGCCGGCCTGGCGGCATGGAGATGGCTTTTCATCCTCGAGGGTCTTGCTACAGTCGTCCTAGGATGCCTCGCACTAGTAGTCCTCCCGGACTTCCCTAGTACAACCAAATGGCTCACGGATTCCGAGAAGGTTGTGGCTCAGGCCCGTCTCGCTGTTGACTCGGGAACTAGCACCGTGAACGATGAAGAGGTCCCTATTATGCGTGGCATCGCATGGGCAGTAAAAGACGCTCGGACATGGATCTTCGCTTGCTTACAAATGTCCACTACTGCGTCTATTTCGTACTCTCACTTCTTTCCGACATTGATCAAGCAACTTGGCTTTGAGAATAATACGATTGTACTCCTGCTTACATCTCCGCCATATTTCGTGGCATTCTGGTGGTCCCTGTCTTGGGCATGGGTTGCAGACAGGAAGCAGATCCGTTCCATCCCTTCTGGAATATCTCAAGCATTGGCAATGGTTGGCACCATTCTCCTCATTGCAGTCTCGGGCCAGCTTTGGGCCCGCTACGCGTTTACTTTCCTGGTTTGCTGTGGTACATTTGGTGTGTACTCGACGACATACGCATGGCTCTCCTCTACTCTTACACAGCCGCCAATCAAGCGTGCTGTCGCAATTGGACTTGCCAATACATGCGCTAATATTGCTTCTCTTTTCGCCAACTACTTTTGGTTGGACGAGTACGAGCCTGCATATCGGCAGTCTTGGGGCTGTCTGCTAGCCTTCCAGGCGCTTGGGATGGCGTGCATCCTGACACTTCGGTTCTTGCTTCAGCGGTCGAACAAGAAATTCGAGAAGCTGGCGGCCGAAGGGGACATCAACGATACgattttcatttctcattTGAACGATGATGAGCGAAGCGCCGTTCAAAATAATTTCAGATATGTAGTCTAG